In bacterium, the following proteins share a genomic window:
- a CDS encoding phosphate ABC transporter substrate-binding protein, translating into MQRLITRMAAILAVALMAVACGGAGEDGQGQEEVQSVIIKGSDTIVNLSSAWAEQFMNTHPNIDISVTGGGSGTGIAALINGTTDICNASRAMKPKEKEQAAAQGVTPVEWIVAMDGIAVVVNPENPVGEMTMDQIGAIYTGEISNWSAVGGPDQEIVVLSRESNSGTYVFFQEHVMAKKDYRKDARLMTSNAAITQSVQSDQWTIGYVGVAYAEHAEVKIVAVKKDADSDAVIPTIPTVMSGEYPIARPLYLYTNGQPTGATKQFIDFCQSTEGQKIVTEIGYVPVPPGGMPE; encoded by the coding sequence ATGCAACGATTGATTACCCGAATGGCAGCAATTCTGGCGGTGGCGTTGATGGCCGTGGCCTGCGGCGGCGCCGGCGAAGACGGACAGGGGCAGGAAGAAGTTCAGAGCGTGATCATCAAGGGTTCCGATACGATCGTCAACCTTTCCAGCGCGTGGGCCGAGCAATTCATGAACACCCACCCGAATATCGATATCTCCGTGACCGGCGGGGGATCCGGGACCGGAATCGCTGCCTTGATCAACGGCACGACAGACATCTGCAACGCTTCGCGTGCGATGAAGCCGAAAGAGAAAGAACAGGCCGCCGCGCAGGGCGTTACGCCGGTCGAATGGATCGTCGCCATGGACGGCATCGCCGTCGTCGTGAACCCGGAGAATCCCGTGGGTGAGATGACGATGGACCAGATCGGCGCCATCTACACTGGCGAGATCAGCAACTGGAGCGCAGTCGGCGGCCCGGATCAAGAGATCGTGGTGCTATCGCGCGAGAGTAACTCCGGCACGTACGTCTTCTTCCAGGAACACGTGATGGCGAAGAAGGACTATCGCAAGGACGCGCGCCTGATGACATCGAACGCGGCGATCACACAATCGGTTCAGAGCGACCAGTGGACGATCGGCTACGTCGGTGTGGCTTATGCCGAGCACGCGGAAGTCAAGATCGTCGCCGTGAAGAAGGACGCGGATTCCGACGCGGTCATTCCGACGATTCCGACCGTGATGTCTGGAGAGTATCCCATCGCGCGGCCGCTGTATCTGTACACAAACGGTCAGCCGACCGGTGCGACGAAGCAGTTCATCGACTTCTGCCAGAGCACCGAGGGGCAGAAGATTGTGACGGAGATTGGCTACGTTCCGGTTCCGCCAGGTGGAATGCCTGAATAA
- the pstC gene encoding phosphate ABC transporter permease subunit PstC: MPNRTPKKFSDKAARVIFTGAASTSILIVFLIFLFIGKEALPFAKHPGLGELIGTNWIPVSFEKEQFGILPLIAGSLLVTVMATLMAVPFGVVGAIYLAEVARPLEREIVKPFIELLAGIPSVVLGFFGLIVVAPIVKNVFGLSSGLNAFTGAALLALMAIPTILTISEDAIRNVPRSYKQASEALGATRLQTIWKVTVPAALSGIIAATMLGIGRVIGETMTVMMVTGNAPMITANPFSSVRTMTATIAAEMGEVPFGSEHYAALFCVGIVLLLFTFGLNVIAQKVLKKYGVERS, encoded by the coding sequence ATGCCAAACCGTACGCCGAAGAAGTTCAGTGACAAGGCCGCCCGAGTGATCTTCACCGGGGCGGCCTCCACGTCGATTCTGATCGTCTTCCTGATCTTCCTTTTCATCGGCAAAGAAGCCCTTCCCTTCGCAAAGCATCCCGGCCTGGGCGAACTGATCGGGACGAACTGGATCCCCGTTTCGTTCGAGAAGGAACAGTTCGGGATTCTCCCGCTCATCGCGGGGTCTTTGCTTGTGACAGTAATGGCGACACTGATGGCGGTTCCATTCGGCGTCGTTGGCGCGATTTACCTGGCGGAAGTCGCCCGTCCGCTCGAGCGCGAGATCGTCAAGCCATTCATCGAACTGCTGGCCGGAATCCCTTCTGTTGTCCTTGGATTCTTCGGCCTGATTGTCGTCGCCCCGATCGTCAAGAACGTCTTCGGCCTCAGCAGTGGGCTCAACGCCTTCACCGGCGCCGCGCTACTGGCACTCATGGCGATCCCGACGATTCTGACAATATCCGAAGATGCGATTCGCAACGTTCCGCGCTCCTACAAGCAGGCCTCCGAGGCACTCGGGGCGACACGGTTGCAGACGATCTGGAAAGTGACCGTGCCCGCGGCGCTTTCCGGAATCATTGCCGCGACGATGCTTGGAATCGGCCGCGTGATCGGCGAGACAATGACCGTGATGATGGTGACCGGAAACGCACCGATGATCACGGCAAACCCCTTCAGTTCAGTGCGCACCATGACGGCAACGATTGCAGCGGAAATGGGCGAAGTGCCCTTTGGCAGCGAGCACTACGCGGCGTTGTTCTGCGTCGGCATTGTGCTGCTGCTCTTCACGTTCGGCCTGAACGTGATCGCTCAGAAAGTCCTTAAGAAGTACGGGGTGGAGCGATCATGA
- the pstA gene encoding phosphate ABC transporter permease PstA, protein MSRRAKEAIIYAMMRGATYLIILVVGYIVFDIVWNGLPVIDWKFLSTRPTSGGAKGGIFPAIVGTFWLVAGAIAVALPFGMACAVYLTEYAKPGRFLNFVRLAITTLAGVPSIVFGLFGLGLFVLFFGFGQSILAGSLTLACLILPTIIVASEESLRAVPNSFRAASMALGATKWYTIRTNVLPYAMPGMMTGSILGLGRAAGETAPILFTVAAFFLPRLPKSALDQVMALPYHLYVTATQLPNPAEARHMQYGTAMVLLALVLGMNLIAILLRSYFSRKYRW, encoded by the coding sequence ATGAGCAGACGCGCGAAAGAAGCGATTATTTACGCGATGATGCGAGGCGCGACTTACTTGATTATCCTCGTCGTCGGCTACATCGTTTTCGACATCGTTTGGAATGGTCTGCCGGTGATCGATTGGAAGTTCCTTTCCACGCGTCCGACAAGCGGCGGTGCAAAGGGCGGTATCTTTCCGGCCATTGTTGGTACGTTCTGGCTCGTTGCCGGAGCGATCGCCGTGGCGTTGCCATTCGGCATGGCTTGCGCGGTCTACCTGACCGAGTACGCGAAGCCGGGGCGCTTTCTGAATTTCGTCCGTCTGGCAATCACGACTCTGGCCGGTGTGCCATCGATCGTGTTTGGCTTGTTTGGCCTGGGCTTGTTTGTGCTCTTCTTCGGCTTCGGCCAGTCGATTCTCGCCGGCAGTCTCACGCTCGCATGCCTGATACTGCCAACAATCATTGTCGCCAGCGAAGAATCTCTTCGCGCGGTGCCGAACTCCTTCCGTGCGGCCAGCATGGCGCTCGGCGCAACGAAGTGGTACACGATCCGAACAAACGTTCTGCCGTACGCGATGCCGGGCATGATGACCGGTTCGATTCTCGGACTCGGTCGTGCTGCCGGCGAGACGGCTCCGATTCTGTTTACGGTCGCGGCGTTCTTCCTGCCGCGCTTGCCAAAGTCGGCCCTCGACCAGGTGATGGCCTTGCCGTATCACCTTTACGTCACGGCCACGCAGTTGCCCAATCCCGCGGAAGCACGCCACATGCAATACGGAACTGCGATGGTGCTACTGGCATTGGTTTTGGGGATGAACCTGATCGCGATTCTTCTGCGATCCTATTTCTCTCGTAAGTATCGTTGGTAA
- a CDS encoding phosphate ABC transporter ATP-binding protein translates to MTKAKRETKILAENVDFYYGDKQALFSISMDIPAREVTALIGPSGCGKSTFLRSINRMNDLIDDTKLSGSIAIDGRDIYSSGIDVVELRKRVGMVFQKSNPFPKSIFDNVAYGPRVHGIRSREKLEEIVERSLERSALWDEVKDRLNDNALGLSGGQQQRLCIARALAVDPEILLMDEPASALDPRSTAKIEDLIAELRGQYTIVIVTHNMQQAARVSDTTAFFYEGNLIEFDETEKIFTKPSNKQTEDYITGRFG, encoded by the coding sequence ATGACGAAGGCCAAACGCGAAACCAAGATCCTCGCCGAAAACGTCGACTTCTATTACGGCGACAAGCAGGCGCTGTTTTCCATCTCGATGGACATTCCAGCCCGCGAAGTCACTGCGCTGATTGGCCCATCGGGTTGCGGCAAATCCACATTCCTGCGCAGCATCAACCGAATGAACGATCTGATCGACGACACGAAGCTGAGCGGCAGCATCGCAATCGATGGGCGAGACATTTACTCCTCCGGCATCGACGTTGTGGAGCTGCGCAAGCGCGTCGGCATGGTCTTCCAAAAGTCCAACCCCTTTCCAAAATCGATCTTCGATAACGTGGCTTACGGCCCGCGCGTTCACGGGATTCGGTCGCGCGAGAAGTTGGAGGAAATCGTCGAGCGCAGCCTTGAACGCTCCGCCCTGTGGGACGAAGTGAAAGACCGCCTGAACGACAACGCCCTCGGCCTTTCCGGTGGCCAGCAGCAGCGCCTCTGTATCGCGCGCGCCCTCGCCGTCGATCCGGAGATTCTCCTGATGGACGAGCCGGCCTCGGCGTTGGATCCGCGTTCGACTGCTAAGATCGAGGACCTGATCGCGGAATTGCGTGGCCAGTACACGATCGTCATTGTGACGCACAATATGCAGCAAGCCGCTCGTGTCAGCGACACAACGGCTTTTTTCTACGAAGGGAATCTGATTGAATTCGACGAGACGGAGAAAATCTTCACCAAGCCCTCGAACAAGCAGACCGAGGACTACATCACGGGTCGCTTCGGATAA
- the phoU gene encoding phosphate signaling complex protein PhoU, producing the protein MSIHLQREMDELRKRLLGEGALVEDAIRKAIRALETRDRELAAEVIEGDKEIDREEIEVEEECMKILALHQPVAVDLRFIVAALKMNNDLERMGDIAVSLARRADYRARRGPDILFPAKIDDMVAAVQKMIKGALDALVNSDEKLAKSVCEADDEVDRMKRAIIKAIRARMGEEPENLRVLLKMMDVPRHLERLADLATNIAEDVIYLVRGEIIRHHYLEQDGEQDDD; encoded by the coding sequence ATGTCAATTCACTTGCAGCGGGAAATGGATGAACTGCGCAAGCGCCTACTTGGCGAAGGTGCCTTGGTGGAGGATGCCATTCGGAAGGCGATTCGCGCCCTTGAAACACGAGATCGCGAACTGGCGGCGGAAGTCATTGAAGGCGACAAGGAAATCGATCGCGAGGAGATCGAGGTCGAAGAGGAGTGCATGAAGATCCTTGCGCTTCACCAGCCCGTCGCCGTCGATCTGCGCTTCATTGTCGCTGCCTTGAAAATGAATAACGACCTCGAGCGCATGGGCGATATCGCCGTGAGTCTGGCACGACGTGCCGACTATCGTGCTCGGCGCGGTCCGGATATTCTGTTTCCTGCAAAGATCGACGACATGGTTGCAGCCGTTCAGAAGATGATCAAGGGCGCCCTCGATGCCCTGGTCAACTCGGACGAGAAACTCGCCAAGAGTGTGTGCGAAGCCGACGATGAAGTCGATCGGATGAAGCGCGCGATTATCAAAGCCATCCGAGCGCGCATGGGCGAAGAACCCGAAAACCTGCGCGTTCTGTTGAAAATGATGGATGTCCCGCGTCACCTCGAGCGTCTGGCCGACTTGGCCACAAACATCGCTGAAGACGTTATCTACCTGGTCCGCGGCGAGATTATCCGCCACCATTACCTGGAGCAAGACGGCGAGCAGGACGACGACTAG
- a CDS encoding lamin tail domain-containing protein, with protein MKHENGFSGNFVRRMILPCLLLLVASVSFAQQRATEERIRLMAANITSGNLQSYDPGEGTRIFKGLKPDIVMIQEFNYGDNSSTTIQGWVESTFGAEYTYYREGGNEQIPNGVISRWPMISSGEWNDSEVSNRDFAWAKIDIPGDTDLWAISVHLLTSGSGVRNSEAIALRNYIQANVPAGDFLVIAGDFNTDSRSESCISTLSSVVYTGTPHPADQNGNDDTNASRSKPYDWVLVDSDLNAYKTPLTIGSSTYTNGLVFDSRVYTPLSEVSPVLYGDSGATNMQHMAVVKDFLVPAGPPSPSLTLSTDPVTPRFDMPTDIVANINSTIGVDAATAKAYWRIGTTGDFTEVALQLESGTANSGSWRTASSIPAQPSGTRVEYYAEAANTDGTMSREPDSGADYYISFEPSAPVISAGLDPAAPVVGQDIRVTAQITADAGIDSTTVKAPYSATGGQSGTLEMTLVTGTTTNGTWRSTVPISGLAVGEVLSYHVEAEDVEGRTARNPNTGEYSVTIAEQPQEIDISGWTLTETDAGITATFPSGTKIQAGGYLVMTRDADQTSFESTWGALPAGVTFVNGGPISTGSNGMVINGGEIFELRDSSNTLIDGPTDTSGVNAKNASTYREATNGNSWVATTDTAATPGDGPYGAAPHGIGVVITEFADPADGYLEAYVELYYDAAAPTPTPTPTPTPSSETGFVMY; from the coding sequence ATGAAACACGAGAATGGTTTTTCTGGTAACTTCGTTCGGCGGATGATTCTGCCATGTCTGCTGCTCCTGGTTGCGAGTGTTTCGTTCGCCCAGCAGCGCGCGACAGAGGAACGGATCCGCTTGATGGCGGCTAACATCACGAGCGGCAATCTTCAGAGCTACGATCCCGGCGAGGGAACTCGCATCTTCAAGGGTCTGAAGCCGGACATTGTGATGATCCAGGAATTCAACTATGGAGACAATTCATCCACGACGATACAGGGTTGGGTGGAATCGACGTTCGGCGCGGAATACACCTACTATCGCGAGGGCGGTAACGAGCAAATCCCGAACGGCGTGATCAGCCGCTGGCCGATGATTTCATCCGGTGAATGGAACGACTCAGAGGTTTCCAATCGCGACTTTGCCTGGGCAAAGATCGACATCCCGGGCGATACGGACCTGTGGGCGATCAGCGTTCACTTGCTGACGTCCGGATCGGGGGTTCGTAACTCCGAAGCGATCGCACTGCGCAACTATATCCAGGCAAACGTCCCCGCGGGCGACTTTCTTGTGATCGCCGGCGACTTCAATACGGACTCGCGCTCGGAATCCTGTATCTCCACGCTCTCCTCTGTCGTCTATACAGGCACGCCCCATCCCGCTGACCAGAATGGCAATGACGATACGAACGCGTCCCGGTCGAAGCCCTACGATTGGGTGCTTGTCGACTCGGACTTGAATGCCTACAAGACGCCGCTGACCATCGGGTCGAGCACCTACACCAATGGTCTCGTATTCGACAGCCGCGTTTACACACCGCTGTCTGAAGTCTCGCCTGTCCTCTATGGCGACAGTGGCGCCACGAACATGCAGCACATGGCCGTCGTGAAGGATTTCCTGGTCCCGGCCGGTCCGCCGTCGCCATCATTGACGCTGAGCACGGATCCGGTCACGCCACGATTCGACATGCCGACGGATATCGTCGCCAACATCAATTCGACGATCGGCGTCGATGCAGCGACTGCGAAAGCCTACTGGCGCATCGGCACGACGGGCGATTTCACGGAAGTTGCTCTTCAACTCGAGTCGGGCACAGCCAACAGCGGGTCGTGGCGCACGGCCAGTTCAATTCCCGCGCAGCCCTCTGGCACGCGCGTCGAGTACTATGCCGAAGCAGCAAACACCGACGGTACGATGAGTCGTGAGCCCGACAGCGGCGCCGACTACTATATCAGCTTCGAGCCGTCCGCTCCCGTGATTTCTGCGGGGCTGGATCCTGCCGCTCCCGTCGTGGGACAGGACATTCGCGTGACCGCCCAGATCACGGCCGATGCCGGTATCGACAGTACGACGGTTAAAGCGCCGTACTCCGCTACTGGCGGACAATCGGGAACGCTGGAGATGACATTGGTCACCGGCACAACGACGAATGGCACGTGGCGTTCGACCGTGCCGATCAGTGGCCTGGCCGTCGGCGAGGTATTGAGCTACCACGTCGAGGCGGAAGATGTGGAAGGACGCACGGCTCGCAATCCGAACACCGGCGAATACTCCGTCACAATCGCCGAGCAGCCGCAGGAAATCGACATCAGCGGTTGGACTCTGACGGAGACAGATGCGGGGATTACTGCAACGTTCCCGTCCGGCACGAAGATTCAGGCCGGCGGTTATTTGGTGATGACGCGCGATGCGGATCAGACCTCATTTGAATCCACCTGGGGCGCGCTGCCCGCAGGAGTGACCTTCGTAAATGGTGGTCCGATTTCGACCGGCTCGAACGGAATGGTGATCAACGGCGGCGAGATCTTCGAACTGCGGGACAGCTCAAACACGTTGATCGATGGCCCGACGGATACCAGCGGCGTGAACGCGAAGAATGCATCGACGTATCGCGAAGCTACGAATGGCAACTCGTGGGTCGCGACAACGGATACGGCCGCAACGCCGGGCGATGGCCCTTACGGCGCAGCCCCGCATGGCATCGGTGTCGTTATCACGGAGTTCGCCGATCCGGCGGACGGTTATCTCGAAGCGTACGTGGAACTCTACTACGACGCGGCAGCGCCAACTCCCACTCCAACACCTACGCCAACGCCGAGTTCTGAGACTGGCTTTGTCATGTACTGA
- a CDS encoding ABC transporter ATP-binding protein codes for MTESAPMLRVANVNKTFEVYASQATTLKEMVLKGLFATDEKVEHVALRDVSFEVGRGESVAIIGGNGSGKSTLLKLISGISEPTGGEIELNGRVAALLELGAGFQPELTGMENIFLQGGILGMPRERVMERLPQILEFCELGPFIHTPMKRYSSGMVVRLGFALAVFSDADILLIDEVLAVGDVAFQEKCLQKIAQLRRHGKTILFVSHVIEHVELIAERILWLDQGDTVAWGPAEDVLEKYIERFQGQVHQDPKEVEEQDIQRSIRLSTALNTMRVTPRKARIDKFEILDESGEPRRAFSPGEKVLMRFHFTVMEPLEDMNIHIGYGGTGGQRVAYQRSDLQGLDLRNLEPGKYEATAEMENFPILPGRYSMSVGFTPPNQNFDYLDAHIRGYSIQIRGERTSEIGALVRAPGQWDSDGTEDS; via the coding sequence ATGACCGAATCCGCCCCGATGCTGCGCGTCGCCAACGTCAACAAGACGTTTGAAGTCTATGCTTCCCAGGCAACCACGCTGAAGGAGATGGTTCTGAAGGGACTGTTCGCTACGGACGAGAAGGTCGAGCACGTGGCATTACGCGATGTGTCCTTCGAAGTCGGCCGCGGCGAATCCGTGGCGATCATCGGCGGCAACGGCTCGGGGAAGTCCACGCTGCTGAAGCTGATCTCGGGCATTTCGGAGCCGACGGGCGGCGAGATTGAGCTGAATGGCCGCGTCGCGGCCCTGCTGGAGCTCGGCGCCGGCTTTCAGCCCGAGTTGACCGGCATGGAGAACATCTTCCTTCAGGGCGGCATTCTCGGCATGCCGCGCGAGCGCGTGATGGAGCGCCTGCCACAGATCCTTGAATTTTGCGAACTTGGCCCGTTCATCCACACGCCCATGAAGCGCTACTCCAGCGGCATGGTCGTCAGGCTTGGGTTTGCACTGGCCGTCTTCTCGGACGCGGACATCCTGCTGATCGACGAAGTCCTGGCCGTCGGCGACGTGGCGTTTCAGGAAAAATGCCTGCAGAAGATCGCCCAACTCCGCCGGCATGGAAAGACGATCCTCTTCGTCAGCCATGTGATCGAACACGTCGAGCTGATCGCCGAACGAATCCTCTGGCTAGACCAGGGAGACACGGTGGCCTGGGGCCCAGCCGAAGATGTCCTGGAGAAGTACATCGAGCGCTTCCAAGGTCAGGTCCACCAGGACCCCAAGGAGGTGGAAGAGCAGGATATTCAACGCTCTATCCGGCTGTCGACGGCACTGAACACCATGCGCGTCACACCTCGGAAGGCTCGGATCGACAAGTTTGAAATCCTCGACGAATCCGGCGAACCCCGCCGTGCTTTTTCACCCGGCGAGAAAGTCCTGATGCGGTTTCACTTCACGGTGATGGAGCCGCTGGAGGACATGAACATCCATATCGGGTACGGCGGGACGGGCGGCCAACGCGTCGCCTACCAGCGCTCCGACCTCCAGGGCCTCGATCTGCGCAACCTGGAGCCTGGGAAGTACGAGGCCACCGCCGAGATGGAGAACTTCCCGATTCTGCCGGGTCGATACAGCATGTCCGTCGGTTTCACACCCCCAAACCAGAACTTCGATTATCTGGACGCCCACATCCGGGGTTACTCGATCCAGATCCGCGGCGAACGGACCTCCGAAATCGGCGCCCTCGTGCGGGCGCCGGGCCAATGGGACTCGGATGGGACCGAGGATTCCTGA
- the rsmA gene encoding 16S rRNA (adenine(1518)-N(6)/adenine(1519)-N(6))-dimethyltransferase RsmA yields the protein MPEGPPDFVFPPIRPLLKDLGIWLTKGKSQHFLVRPERCEAIAMACDLTDEHLALEIGAGLGNLTVELARRAGQVTSVEIDPAFTVWHNSLTHYFPNLDFVHGDFLKVDMNDLTARYPQTRRVAVGNLPYQITAPILFRLVESSIEWERIVIMIQREVAERLVAGAGTREASALTYKVAYLYDAEIVLRLPPEDFFPPPKVHSAVVVLTPRKEKLLTDLAHRDRVFDVVTASFRHRRKTMANCLAMSGMAPDRPAAEAALTAAGIDPKRRPEHLSLEDFLRLEEALRP from the coding sequence ATGCCTGAGGGTCCCCCCGACTTCGTCTTCCCACCCATTCGCCCGCTGCTGAAGGACCTCGGCATCTGGCTGACCAAGGGAAAAAGCCAGCACTTTCTGGTCAGGCCGGAGCGGTGCGAGGCCATTGCCATGGCGTGCGACTTGACGGACGAGCATCTGGCTCTCGAAATCGGCGCGGGATTGGGGAACCTCACGGTGGAATTGGCCCGGCGCGCCGGCCAGGTCACCTCCGTGGAGATCGATCCTGCATTCACCGTCTGGCATAATTCCTTGACGCACTATTTCCCAAATCTGGATTTCGTCCATGGGGACTTTCTAAAGGTCGATATGAACGATTTGACAGCGCGCTATCCGCAGACGCGACGTGTCGCGGTCGGCAATCTGCCCTACCAGATCACAGCACCGATCCTGTTCCGGCTGGTTGAGAGCTCGATCGAGTGGGAGCGGATCGTCATCATGATCCAGCGTGAAGTCGCCGAGCGCCTCGTCGCCGGCGCCGGCACCCGCGAGGCCAGCGCGCTGACCTACAAGGTGGCCTACCTGTATGATGCGGAGATCGTTCTTCGCCTGCCGCCCGAGGATTTCTTCCCGCCACCGAAGGTTCATTCCGCCGTGGTGGTCCTGACCCCTCGGAAGGAGAAGTTGCTGACCGATCTGGCGCATCGGGACCGCGTGTTCGATGTCGTGACCGCGTCATTCCGACACCGGCGCAAGACGATGGCGAATTGCCTGGCGATGAGCGGCATGGCCCCGGATCGCCCTGCCGCAGAGGCCGCATTGACAGCCGCGGGCATCGACCCGAAACGCCGCCCCGAGCATCTGTCGCTGGAGGACTTCCTCCGCCTCGAGGAGGCGCTCCGCCCATGA
- the pdxA gene encoding 4-hydroxythreonine-4-phosphate dehydrogenase PdxA → MSPDASNPVQIGLTIGDPGGIGPEVALKALAHWNRPGVEFSLIGPRELWGYHAGLLGSIDPELGQSIRTAMERACYFRTLDPGQSDALQIGRTNARHGAVAEGAIRRGVELCLAGSLDGIVTAPISKEGLKANHSPFPGHTEMLRELTGTDEVVMVLAGGGLRVGLVTIHVPLRRVPELVTPELVAQRGRIFAEFLKLLLDREPRIAVCGLNPHAGEGGMFGTDEEDAILPGIKEAERHGFKLDGPFPADTIFHQALSGQYDGVLAMYHDQGLVAVKTLAFDSGVNITAGLPMVRTSPDHGTAFNIAGEGVAKHDSVTSAIEMAVELAVARRKNA, encoded by the coding sequence ATGAGTCCGGATGCAAGCAATCCTGTTCAAATCGGGCTGACAATCGGCGATCCCGGCGGTATCGGCCCCGAGGTTGCGCTCAAGGCGCTCGCCCACTGGAATCGCCCAGGCGTGGAATTCTCGCTCATCGGGCCACGCGAGCTGTGGGGATACCACGCCGGCCTGCTGGGATCCATCGACCCGGAGTTGGGCCAGTCGATCCGGACCGCCATGGAGAGGGCCTGCTACTTCCGCACCTTGGACCCCGGGCAATCGGACGCACTGCAGATCGGGCGCACAAACGCCCGGCATGGCGCCGTAGCCGAAGGGGCGATCCGCCGAGGCGTCGAGCTCTGTCTTGCTGGAAGCCTTGACGGCATTGTCACGGCCCCAATTTCTAAAGAAGGTCTGAAGGCCAACCACTCCCCATTCCCCGGCCACACAGAGATGCTCCGCGAGCTGACGGGCACCGACGAAGTGGTGATGGTACTGGCCGGAGGCGGCCTGCGTGTCGGCCTGGTGACGATTCACGTGCCCCTGCGTCGCGTTCCTGAGCTTGTCACCCCTGAGCTGGTTGCGCAGCGAGGGCGAATCTTTGCCGAATTCCTAAAGCTTCTGCTGGATCGCGAGCCGAGAATCGCGGTCTGCGGCTTGAATCCGCACGCCGGCGAGGGTGGGATGTTTGGAACGGATGAGGAAGATGCGATCCTGCCGGGGATAAAGGAAGCAGAGCGTCATGGTTTTAAACTAGACGGCCCATTCCCGGCAGACACAATCTTCCACCAGGCGCTATCCGGGCAGTATGATGGCGTCTTGGCGATGTATCACGACCAGGGCCTGGTCGCAGTCAAAACACTCGCCTTCGATTCAGGGGTCAACATAACCGCTGGTTTACCAATGGTCCGCACCTCTCCGGATCATGGGACCGCCTTCAACATCGCAGGCGAGGGCGTTGCCAAGCACGATAGCGTGACATCAGCCATCGAAATGGCTGTCGAGTTGGCTGTCGCGAGGAGGAAGAATGCCTGA